In the Gossypium arboreum isolate Shixiya-1 chromosome 10, ASM2569848v2, whole genome shotgun sequence genome, one interval contains:
- the LOC108488647 gene encoding WUSCHEL-related homeobox 9-like, giving the protein MASSNRHWPSMFKSKPCNTNHQWQHDINSSLMSSSCHRSSFTSVAGCEERTPEPKPRWNPKPEQIRILEAIFNSGMVNPPRDEIRKIRAQLQEYGQVGDANVFYWFQNRKSRSKPKVRNQLQNTKQQTASSSSSSSSEGAINKSTLSLSSSAQAIDVSNSPSGSVNQTYFHHQQQPQNELLNEPFFFPVQQQATGFTQGFGFSDGIQVPEQQPVGPCTSLLLSEILNHGASRKEHEEKMMMQLQLSYTMAAPTTITVPSHNHHIHGESGAVEPGGVARSSTVFIDDVAFEVAVGPFNVREAFGDDAILINSAGQPVLTNEWGITLQSLQHGGFYYLLRSSTPFSV; this is encoded by the exons atgGCTTCATCAAACAGGCACTGGCCTAGTATGTTCAAATCCAAACCTTGCAATACAAACCATCAATGGCAACATGATATCAACTCTTCTCTTATGTCAAGTTCTTGCCATAGATCCTCTTTCACCTCAG TTGCAGGTTGTGAAGAACGTACACCTGAGCCTAAACCAAGATGGAATCCAAAACCTGAACAGATTCGTATACTGGAAGCTATTTTCAACTCCGGGATGGTTAATCCACCGAGGGATGAGATAAGGAAGATTagagctcagttacaagagtatGGTCAAGTAGGTGATGCCAATGTGTTTTACTGGTTCCAAAACAGGAAATCAAGAAGCAAACCCAAGGTTCGTAACCAGCTGCAAAACACTAAGCAACAAACAGCATCATCCTCTTCATCATCCTCATCCGAAGGAGCTATTAACAAGAGCACCCTCTCTTTGAGTTCTTCAGCTCAAGCCATCGATGTTTCTAACTCTCCAAGTGGATCGGTGAACCAGACCTACTTTCACCATCAGCAGCAACCTCAAAACGAGTTGTTGAACGAACCCTTTTTCTTTCCCGTGCAACAACAGGCTACTGGATTCACGCAAGGGTTCGGGTTTTCCGACGGGATTCAAGTTCCTGAACAACAACCGGTTGGACCCTGTACGAGTCTATTGTTGAGTGAGATATTGAACCATGGTGCTTCGAGGAAAGAACATGaagaaaagatgatgatgcagctGCAACTTAGTTACACTATGGCTGCTCCTACTACAATTACTGTTCCATCTCACAATCACCACATTCATG GTGAATCGGGTGCAGTGGAACCAGGAGGTGTAGCCAGATCATCGACGGTGTTCATCGATGATGTAGCCTTTGAGGTGGCGGTGGGACCCTTCAATGTGCGAGAAGCTTTTGGAGATGATGCAATATTGATTAACTCTGCTGGTCAACCTGTTCTCACCAACGAGTGGGGGATAACTCTTCAATCCCTTCAACATGGTGGATTTTACTACCTGCTTCGTTCATCAACCCCCTTTTCCGTATAA
- the LOC108488362 gene encoding syntaxin-61-like, whose protein sequence is MSKAQDPFYIVKEEIQESIDKLQSSFHRWERIRPENEQRVRLTKELFTNCESIEWQVDELDKAISVAARDPSLYGIDEVELENRRRWTSSARTQVGNVKKAVVAGKENGNSASAMHRELMRLPDRSNMYTVEDNDDFISSESDRQMLLIRQQDEELDELSASVERIGGVGLTIHEELLAQEKIIDDLGNEMDSTTNRLDFVQKKVAMVMKKASATGQCMMISFLLGLFIILFILVFFT, encoded by the exons ATGTCTAAAGCTCAAGATCCATTTTACATCGTTAAAGAAGAGATTCAAGAATCT ATCGATAAATTGCAGTCAAGTTTTCACCGATGGGAGAGGATTCGTCCCGAAAACGAACAACGAGTTCGTCTCACGAAAGAACTATTCACCAATTGCGAGAGCATTGAGTGGCAG GTAGATGAATTGGACAAAGCAATTTCTGTGGCAGCTAGGGATCCTTCATTGTATGGCATTGATGAAGTGGAACTTGAAAATCGGAGGAGATGGACCAGCTCTGCTCGAACTCAG GTCGGGAATGTGAAGAAAGCTGTAGTGGCTGGAAAAGAAAACGGCAACAGCGCAAGTGCAATGCACAGAGAATTGATGAGGCTGCCAGATAGATCCAACATGTACACCGTGGAAGATAATGATGACTTTATATCATCGGAATCAGACAGACAAATGCTTCTTATAAG GCAACAGGATGAGGAGTTGGACGAGCTTAGTGCCAGTGTTGAGAGAATAGGAGGTGTTGGTCTTACCATACATGAAGAACTTCTTGCACAG GAGAAGATAATAGATGATTTAGGTAATGAAATGGACAGCACAACAAACAGATTGGATTTTGTTCAG AAGAAAGTAGCTATGGTTATGAAGAAGGCAAGTGCAACGGGCCAGTGTATGATGATATCATTTTTGCTGGGTTTGTTCATTATTCTATTCATTCTGGTCTTCTTCACTTGA
- the LOC108487582 gene encoding uncharacterized protein LOC108487582 has protein sequence MGRGKFKAKPTGQRHFSTPEEMLAGTSSRPRTFKRQEAAYKEEEESEEESGQESGEESEDETEQKRKGTQGVIEVNNPNLVKPKNLKARDLDAGKTTELSRREREELEKQRAHERYMRLQEQGKTEQARKDLERLALIRQQREEAAKKREEEKAAREQKKVEARK, from the exons ATGGGAAGAGGAAAATTCAAGGCAAAGCCCACCGGTCAACGCCACTTCTCTACTCCTGAAGAGATGC TTGCTGGTACCTCATCTCGTCCTCGCACTTTTAAGCGG CAAGAAGCTGCATACAAAGAGGAAGAAGAATCCGAGGAGGAATCTGGACAGGAGTCTGGAGAAGAATCCGAAGATGAAACTGAA CAAAAGCGCAAGGGAACTCAAGGTGTTATTGAGGTCAACAATCCGAATTTGGTGAAGCCAAAGAACTTGAAAGCTAGAGATCTCGAT GCTGGTAAAACTACTGAACTGTCAAGGCGTGAAAG GGAGGAACTAGAAAAGCAGAGAGCCCATGAACGATACATGAGGCTGCAAGAGCAAGGGAAAACAGAACAAGCAAGAAAAGATTTGG AACGCCTAGCTCTTATTCGTCAACAGAGAGAAGAAGCTGCTAAAAAACGAGAAGAAGAAAAAGCTG CGAGGGAGCAGAAGAAGGTTGAAGCTCGAAAATGA
- the LOC108487284 gene encoding ras-related protein RABA1f, protein MGAYRADDDYDYLFKVVLIGDSGVGKSNLLSRFTKNEFSLESKSTIGVEFATRSIRVDDKVVKAQIWDTAGQERYRAITSAYYRGAVGALLVYDVTRHVTFENVERWLKELRGHTDANIVIMLVGNKADLRHLRAVSTDDAKAFAERENTFFMETSALESLNVESAFTEVLAQIYRVVSKKALDVGDDPSALPKGQTINVGSKDDVSAVKGAGCCSA, encoded by the exons ATGGGAGCTTACAGAGCAGATGATGACTATGATTATTTGTTTAAGGTTGTCCTGATTGGCGACTCCGGTGTCGGAAAATCCAACCTTTTGTCTCGATTTACAAAGAACGAGTTTAGCCTTGAATCTAAGTCCACCATTGGGGTTGAGTTTGCAACCCGTAGCATTCGTGTTGATGATAAGGTCGTTAAAGCTCAGATTTGGGACACTGCTGGCCAAGaaag ATATCGTGCGATAACAAGTGCGTACTACCGTGGTGCTGTTGGTGCTTTACTAGTCTATGATGTCACTCGTCATGTTACATTTGAAAACGTAGAAAGGTGGCTGAAAGAACTTAGAGGTCACACCGATGCCAACATCGTGATTATGTTAGTTGGAAACAAGGCGGACCTGCGTCACTTGCGAGCAGTCTCCACTGATGATGCTAAAGCTTTTGCCGAACGAGAGAACACCTTTTTCATGGAAACATCCGCGCTAGAGTCTTTGAACGTCGAGAGCGCATTCACCGAAGTGCTGGCTCAGATTTATCGTGTTGTAAGCAAGAAAGCTCTTGATGTAGGAGATGATCCCTCGGCTTTGCCTAAAGGCCAGACGATCAATGTAGGATCAAAAGACGATGTATCAGCTGTGAAGGGAGCTGGATGTTGCTCGGCTTAA